A genomic segment from Gracilinanus agilis isolate LMUSP501 chromosome 1, AgileGrace, whole genome shotgun sequence encodes:
- the LOC123230543 gene encoding zinc finger protein 345-like, with amino-acid sequence MGQGLEKQLEQARKPMLVGAIFSTSPSAEKNKGASKWLLNPPAISLDCSSSQTEGTARTPRQCLVKPGAVAAGAWLPWRVIQQKNCRISRSRQLGLPAPPEDVLSFLEQREAPWMLEQEGLRSCCPGEIRPEMKVNPTEVSLSVEEMDLHKFMHVGPKNFAFRESCVAPQNSSHIEHQRMNTEEKSSESNQCRKTFMHRANLAGHHRMLTGEKPYECKQCGKTFSQKPHLTVHQRVHTGEKPYECKQCGKTFSQSSHLAKHHRTHTGEKPYQCKECGKTFTERSTLAVHQRIHTGEKPYECKQCGKTFTINSHLAVHHRIHTGEKPYECNQCGKTFTINSQLAVHQRIHTGEKPYECNQCGKLFTDSSTLAKHQRIHTGEKPYECNQCGKTFRLSSSLALHQRIHTGEKPYACRQCGKQFSQSSHLAKHQRIHTGEKPYECKQCGKSFTDNSSLAIHQRIHTGEKPYECKQCGKVFSHNSSLAIHQRIHTGEKPYECKQCGKSFTDNSSLASHQRIHTGEKPYECMQCGKAFSHNSSLSVHQRIHTGEKPYECKQCGKKFSHNSSLSVHQRIHTEKKP; translated from the exons ATGGGACAAGGGCTAGAAAAGCAGCTGGAGCAGGCTCGAAAACCCATGTTGGTCGgggcaatattttctacttcacCCTCTGCAGAAAAAAACAAAGGTGCTTCTAAATGGCTGTTGAACCCTCCAGCAATCAGCTTGGACTGCAGTAGTTCACAGACAGAAGGAACAGCAAGGACCCCCAGGCAGTGTCTGGTGAAACCTGGGGCAGTGGCAGCAGGAGCTTGGCTTCCATGGAGGGTCATCCAGCAGAAAAACTGCAGGATCAGCAGAAGCAGGCAGCTGG GGCTTCCAGCTCCCCCAGAAGATGTACTCTCCTTTTTGGAGCAGAGGGAAGCCCCATGGATGCTTGAGCAAGAAGGCCTGAGGAGCTGCTGCCCAg GAGAGATTAGACCTGAAATGAAGGTGAATCCAACAGAGGTGAGCCTCTCTGTGGAAGAAATGGACCTGCACAAATTCATGCATGTTGGTCCCAAGAACTTTGCTTTTAGAGAATCCTGTGTTGCTCCTCAAAATTCATCTCatattgaacatcaaagaatgaACACTGAGGAAAAATCTAGCGAAAGTAATCAGTGTAGAAAGACTTTTATGCACAGGGCCAATCTTGCTGGACATCATAGAATGCTTACTggggagaagccttatgaatgcaagcagtgtggaaagacattcagtcagaaaCCCCatcttactgtacatcagagagtccacactggggagaaaccttatgaatgtaagcagtgtggaaagacattcagtcagagctccCACCTTGCTAAACATCATAGAACAcatactggtgagaaaccttatcaATGCAAGGAATGCGGAAAGACATTCACAGAGAGGTCCACTCTTGCTGTacaccagagaatccacactggggagaaaccttatgaatgcaagcagtgtggaaagacattcactaTTAACtcccatcttgctgtacatcatagaatccacactggggagaaaccttatgaatgcaaccagtgtggaaagacattcacaatTAACTCCCaacttgctgtacatcagagaatccatactggggagaaaccttatgaatgcaaccagTGTGGAAAGCTATTCACTGATAGCTCCactcttgctaaacatcagagaatccacactggggagaaaccttatgaatgcaaccagtgtggaaagactttcagactGAGTTCCTCTCTTgctctacatcagagaatccacactggggagaaaccttatgcaTGCAGGCAATGTGGAAAGCAATTTAGTCAGAGCTCCCaccttgctaaacatcagagaatccacactggggagaaaccttatgaatgcaagcagtgtggaaagtcATTCACAGACAACTCCTCtcttgctatacatcagagaatccacactggggagaaaccttatgaatgcaagcaatgtggaaaggtaTTCAGTCACAACTCCAGtcttgctatacatcagagaattcacactggggagaaaccttatgaatgtaagcagtGTGGAAAGTCATTCACAGATAACTCCTCTCTTGcttcacatcagagaatccacactggggagaaaccttatgaatgcatgcagtgtggaaaggcattcagtcaCAACTCCAGTCtttctgtacatcagagaatccatactggggagaaaccttatgaatgcaagcaatgtggaaaaaaaTTCAGTCACAACTCCAGTCTTTCTGtacatcagaggatccacactgAGAAGAAACCTTAA